A genome region from Coffea arabica cultivar ET-39 chromosome 7e, Coffea Arabica ET-39 HiFi, whole genome shotgun sequence includes the following:
- the LOC113723025 gene encoding proline-rich receptor-like protein kinase PERK2 isoform X2, producing MSRTLAAILGGAAGAVALVGIVIVIIRLCLFHSRSISRTSENGSSDPSDQDGRTAGIELSLRDARRFEIEELSLATKSFSDKSLIGQGKFGEVFKGLLHDGMLVAIKKRPGAPSQEFIEEVRYLSSIQHRNLVSLLGYCQDNGQQILVYEYIPNGSVSIHLYGAGHVAQEKLEFKHRLSIALGAAKGLAHIHALSPRLIHKDFKTSNVLVDENFIAKVADAGLRNFLGRFDIAGPSSEMAADEMFLAPEVKEFRRFSEKSDVYSFGVFLLELVSGREALDLLSSDTNQNLVEWLQNYQESGAIAVIIDQRLGNSFTKEGMEEFIQLIVRCVDPSSERRPAMSYVVLELDRILEKEMSLTTIMVGEGTPVVTLGSQLFRSSK from the exons ATGTCAAGGACTCTTGCAGCAATTCTAGGAGGTGCTGCAGGAGCCGTGGCATTGGTGGGGATTGTGATTGTCATAATACGGTTGTGCCTTTTTCACAGTAGGAGCATTTCAAGAACTTCTGAGAATGGGTCTTCTGATCCATCAGATCAAG ATGGAAGAACTGCTGGGATCGAATTGAGTCTGCGAGATGCGAGACGATTTGAGATTGAGGAATTGTCTCTGGCGACGAAAAGCTTTAGTGATAAAAGCTTAATTGGGCAAGGGAAATTTGGAGAGGTGTTCAAGGGCTTACTTCACGATGGGATGCTCGTGGCCATTAAAAAGCGACCTGGTGCTCCAAGTCAAGAATTTATTGAGGAG GTTCGATATCTCTCATCTATTCAGCACCGCAATCTTGTCAGCCTTCTGGGTTACTGCCAGGATAATGGCCAACAGATTCTTGTCTACGAATACATACCCAATGGAAGTGTATCTATTCATCTGTATG GAGCTGGACATGTTGCACAAGAGAAGCTTGAATTCAAGCACAGGCTTTCAATAGCTCTAGGTGCAGCTAAAG GTCTTGCTCACATCCATGCCTTGAGTCCTCGTTTGATACACAAAGACTTCAAAACATCAAATGTTCTTGTAGATGAAAATTTCATAGCAAAGGTTGCTGATGCAGGATTACGcaattttcttggaagatttgatATTGCTGGCCCGTCTTCTGAGATGGCAGCTGATGAGATGTTTCTTGCACCAGA GGTTAAAGAGTTTAGACGGTTTTCCGAGAAAAGTGATGTTtatagttttggtgtgtttctTCTGGAGTTGGTCAGTGGCCGAGAAGCATTGGATCTACTATCTTCTGACACCAATCAAAACCTGGTTGAATGG CTGCAAAACTATCAGGAATCTGGCGCAATAGCTGTCATCATTGACCAGAGATTGGGTAATAGCTTCACCAAGGAAGGCATGGAAGAGTTCATACAGTTGATAGTCCGTTGTGTCGACCCCTCAAGCGAAAGGCGGCCAGCCATGAGTTATGTCGTTCTGGAGCTAGACCGCATACTTGAAAAAGAAATGAGTTTGACAACAATCATGGTGGGGGAAGGAAC
- the LOC113723025 gene encoding proline-rich receptor-like protein kinase PERK2 isoform X1, with protein MSRTLAAILGGAAGAVALVGIVIVIIRLCLFHSRSISRTSENGSSDPSDQDGRTAGIELSLRDARRFEIEELSLATKSFSDKSLIGQGKFGEVFKGLLHDGMLVAIKKRPGAPSQEFIEEVRYLSSIQHRNLVSLLGYCQDNGQQILVYEYIPNGSVSIHLYEYLNAAGAGHVAQEKLEFKHRLSIALGAAKGLAHIHALSPRLIHKDFKTSNVLVDENFIAKVADAGLRNFLGRFDIAGPSSEMAADEMFLAPEVKEFRRFSEKSDVYSFGVFLLELVSGREALDLLSSDTNQNLVEWLQNYQESGAIAVIIDQRLGNSFTKEGMEEFIQLIVRCVDPSSERRPAMSYVVLELDRILEKEMSLTTIMVGEGTPVVTLGSQLFRSSK; from the exons ATGTCAAGGACTCTTGCAGCAATTCTAGGAGGTGCTGCAGGAGCCGTGGCATTGGTGGGGATTGTGATTGTCATAATACGGTTGTGCCTTTTTCACAGTAGGAGCATTTCAAGAACTTCTGAGAATGGGTCTTCTGATCCATCAGATCAAG ATGGAAGAACTGCTGGGATCGAATTGAGTCTGCGAGATGCGAGACGATTTGAGATTGAGGAATTGTCTCTGGCGACGAAAAGCTTTAGTGATAAAAGCTTAATTGGGCAAGGGAAATTTGGAGAGGTGTTCAAGGGCTTACTTCACGATGGGATGCTCGTGGCCATTAAAAAGCGACCTGGTGCTCCAAGTCAAGAATTTATTGAGGAG GTTCGATATCTCTCATCTATTCAGCACCGCAATCTTGTCAGCCTTCTGGGTTACTGCCAGGATAATGGCCAACAGATTCTTGTCTACGAATACATACCCAATGGAAGTGTATCTATTCATCTGTATG AGTATTTAAATGCTGCAGGAGCTGGACATGTTGCACAAGAGAAGCTTGAATTCAAGCACAGGCTTTCAATAGCTCTAGGTGCAGCTAAAG GTCTTGCTCACATCCATGCCTTGAGTCCTCGTTTGATACACAAAGACTTCAAAACATCAAATGTTCTTGTAGATGAAAATTTCATAGCAAAGGTTGCTGATGCAGGATTACGcaattttcttggaagatttgatATTGCTGGCCCGTCTTCTGAGATGGCAGCTGATGAGATGTTTCTTGCACCAGA GGTTAAAGAGTTTAGACGGTTTTCCGAGAAAAGTGATGTTtatagttttggtgtgtttctTCTGGAGTTGGTCAGTGGCCGAGAAGCATTGGATCTACTATCTTCTGACACCAATCAAAACCTGGTTGAATGG CTGCAAAACTATCAGGAATCTGGCGCAATAGCTGTCATCATTGACCAGAGATTGGGTAATAGCTTCACCAAGGAAGGCATGGAAGAGTTCATACAGTTGATAGTCCGTTGTGTCGACCCCTCAAGCGAAAGGCGGCCAGCCATGAGTTATGTCGTTCTGGAGCTAGACCGCATACTTGAAAAAGAAATGAGTTTGACAACAATCATGGTGGGGGAAGGAAC